The following coding sequences are from one uncultured Bacteroides sp. window:
- a CDS encoding ABC transporter permease, with amino-acid sequence MKQFRIFVKKEFLHIFRDRRTMMILLGMPIIEIILFGFAISTEVKNVRVGVLDPSGDVISRKIIDRVDASEYFTLTDNLHTPQEMEEAFRQGEIDLAIVFSPRFFDNLYTGDAKIQLVADASDPNMAVTRSGYASGIIVAAEQELLPPGATPATIVSDVRLLYNPQMKSAYNFVPGVMGLILMLICAMMTSISIVREKEIGTMEVLLVSPMRSLLIILSKAVPYFVLSCINLSTILLLSVYVLHVPIAGSLISLVAVSLLFIFVSLLLGLFISTITHTQIAAMLVSGLMLMMPTMLLSGMVFPIDGMPTILQVISTFIPARWYIDIVRKVMIEGVSIVLVAKEIAILSLMALVLIIVSLKKFKIRLE; translated from the coding sequence ATGAAACAATTTAGAATATTTGTAAAGAAAGAGTTTTTACATATTTTTCGTGATCGGCGTACGATGATGATTCTTTTAGGAATGCCTATTATTGAAATCATTCTCTTTGGCTTCGCTATCAGTACGGAAGTTAAGAATGTGCGAGTAGGAGTATTAGATCCTTCTGGAGATGTGATTAGTCGAAAAATTATAGATCGAGTTGATGCTAGCGAATATTTTACCTTGACCGATAATCTGCATACACCTCAGGAAATGGAAGAAGCTTTCCGGCAAGGTGAGATTGATTTGGCTATTGTTTTCAGTCCTCGTTTTTTTGACAATCTCTACACTGGGGATGCTAAAATACAACTTGTAGCAGATGCCTCTGATCCGAATATGGCTGTTACTCGTTCTGGTTATGCCTCAGGGATTATTGTGGCTGCCGAGCAAGAGTTACTACCTCCTGGAGCAACACCTGCTACTATTGTTTCTGATGTGCGGTTGCTCTATAATCCGCAAATGAAAAGCGCTTATAATTTTGTGCCTGGAGTGATGGGACTAATTTTGATGTTGATTTGTGCGATGATGACTTCGATTTCCATTGTGCGTGAAAAAGAAATTGGTACCATGGAAGTATTATTAGTGTCTCCGATGAGATCTTTGCTGATTATTTTATCAAAAGCGGTACCTTATTTTGTGCTCTCTTGCATTAACTTAAGTACCATCTTGTTGCTCTCTGTTTATGTGCTTCACGTGCCTATAGCCGGAAGCTTAATTTCGTTAGTCGCGGTTTCGTTACTTTTTATTTTTGTTTCCTTGCTGCTTGGGTTATTTATCTCTACCATTACTCATACGCAGATTGCTGCTATGTTGGTATCCGGATTAATGTTGATGATGCCTACAATGCTACTTTCGGGTATGGTCTTTCCAATAGATGGTATGCCTACCATTTTGCAGGTTATTTCAACGTTTATTCCTGCCAGATGGTATATTGACATTGTAAGGAAGGTTATGATTGAAGGGGTAAGTATTGTATTGGTCGCTAAGGAAATCGCTATTTTGTCTTTGATGGCTTTAGTACTGATCATTGTGAGTTTAAAGAAGTTCAAAATCAGGTTGGAGTAA
- a CDS encoding ABC transporter ATP-binding protein — translation MNAIEVDHIVKSYGTVDALRGVSFTVGKGELFGIIGPDGAGKSSLFRLLTTVLLPNSGKAMVDGFDIVKDYKAIRKRVGYMPGRFSLYQDLSVEENLDFFATVFQTTVKENYHLIEDIYKQIAPFKKRKAGALSGGMKQKLALCCALVHKPSVLFLDEPTTGVDPVSRKEFWEMLKRLKVQGITILVSTPYMDEATLCDRIALIQDGQFLKINTPQQIIDDFGETLWAVHAQNMYRLLNDLREHPQVTSCFAFGDVHHITIKEGMDIKQLVTELAERGHKEIEIKAIEATIEDCYMKLAVSHE, via the coding sequence ATGAATGCAATAGAAGTAGATCATATCGTAAAAAGTTATGGAACGGTAGATGCATTGCGTGGAGTTTCTTTCACTGTAGGTAAAGGTGAATTATTTGGTATTATCGGGCCTGATGGTGCAGGGAAAAGCTCACTCTTCCGATTGTTGACAACTGTATTGCTTCCTAACAGTGGAAAAGCAATGGTCGACGGTTTTGATATTGTGAAAGATTATAAGGCAATTCGTAAAAGAGTGGGCTATATGCCGGGACGTTTTTCCCTCTATCAAGATCTTTCGGTAGAAGAGAATTTAGACTTTTTTGCGACTGTTTTTCAAACTACGGTGAAAGAAAATTATCACCTTATTGAAGATATATACAAACAGATCGCTCCTTTTAAGAAAAGAAAAGCTGGCGCCCTTTCGGGTGGAATGAAACAGAAGTTAGCTTTATGCTGCGCATTGGTTCATAAACCAAGTGTCCTGTTTCTGGATGAACCGACTACAGGGGTTGATCCTGTGTCTCGAAAAGAATTTTGGGAAATGCTGAAGCGACTGAAAGTACAAGGTATCACTATTTTGGTTTCCACTCCTTATATGGATGAGGCTACTTTGTGTGACCGTATTGCTCTTATTCAGGATGGACAGTTTTTGAAGATTAATACGCCACAACAAATTATCGATGATTTCGGGGAGACGTTATGGGCTGTTCATGCTCAGAATATGTATCGTTTGCTCAATGATTTGAGAGAACATCCACAGGTCACCAGTTGCTTTGCTTTCGGAGATGTACACCACATTACGATTAAGGAAGGGATGGATATAAAACAGTTGGTAACTGAACTTGCGGAGCGAGGGCATAAAGAAATCGAGATAAAAGCCATTGAGGCAACAATTGAAGATTGTTATATGAAATTAGCAGTATCTCATGAATGA
- a CDS encoding ABC transporter permease: MIKFLIEKEFKQLLRNSFLPRLIIGYPCMIMILMPWAANLEIKNISVDVVDHDHSPLSQKLVQKIDASSYFRLTAASASYEDALEMVETGEVDVIVEIPRYFERDWMRGGQPHVLIAANAVNGTKGGLGSSYLTAILNEYTADLHAEHPKSRTRAIILDGNQSLSTARASAIPTMRIATKNLYNPHLNYKLFMVPALMVMLLTILCGFLPALNIVSEKETGTIEQMNVTPVGKFIFILAKLIPYWTIGFLVLTICFGLAWLLYGILPLGHFYVIYLFASLFVLVMSGFGLVISNHSDTMQQAMFVMFFFLIILMLMSGLFTPVRSMPQWAQMITIFNPLKYFVDMMRMVYLKGSGVSELFLPLGALSAFAFVFNVWAVRSYRKNS, from the coding sequence ATGATAAAGTTTCTTATAGAAAAAGAATTTAAACAGTTACTGCGCAACTCTTTCTTGCCAAGATTGATCATTGGATATCCATGCATGATTATGATTCTCATGCCATGGGCAGCGAATCTGGAAATCAAAAATATCTCCGTAGATGTAGTAGATCATGATCATTCTCCTCTTTCTCAAAAGTTAGTGCAAAAAATAGATGCTTCAAGTTATTTTCGCTTGACAGCTGCTTCAGCTTCTTATGAGGATGCTTTGGAAATGGTTGAAACAGGTGAAGTGGATGTTATAGTAGAAATACCAAGGTATTTTGAACGCGACTGGATGAGGGGTGGTCAGCCCCATGTTTTGATTGCTGCTAATGCGGTCAACGGTACTAAAGGAGGCTTGGGAAGTTCGTACTTAACAGCTATTCTAAATGAATATACCGCAGATTTGCATGCTGAGCATCCAAAATCTAGAACTCGTGCAATTATATTAGATGGAAACCAGTCATTGAGCACGGCTCGGGCATCAGCTATTCCTACAATGAGGATTGCTACGAAGAATTTGTATAACCCTCATTTGAATTATAAATTATTCATGGTTCCGGCATTGATGGTTATGTTATTAACTATCCTTTGTGGTTTTCTGCCTGCATTAAATATTGTAAGTGAAAAGGAGACAGGAACTATTGAGCAGATGAATGTGACCCCTGTGGGTAAATTTATTTTTATTTTGGCAAAGCTGATTCCATATTGGACGATTGGTTTTCTAGTTCTTACTATTTGTTTTGGTTTGGCATGGTTGTTGTATGGTATATTACCGTTAGGGCATTTCTATGTGATTTACCTTTTTGCTTCTTTATTTGTGTTAGTAATGTCTGGCTTTGGGTTAGTTATATCAAATCATTCAGACACTATGCAGCAGGCTATGTTTGTTATGTTTTTCTTTTTAATTATATTGATGTTGATGAGTGGGCTCTTTACCCCAGTAAGAAGTATGCCACAGTGGGCTCAAATGATTACAATTTTTAATCCTTTGAAATATTTCGTTGATATGATGCGTATGGTTTATCTAAAAGGGAGTGGGGTTAGTGAGCTGTTTTTGCCATTGGGTGCTTTGAGTGCTTTTGCTTTTGTGTTTAATGTATGGGCAGTACGTAGTTATCGTAAAAATTCATAA
- a CDS encoding thioredoxin family protein, with translation MNEKKTIFRLKMWHFSFLLLFFFFLTCWLSEREIETIPAVERKLNAPILQDSISNERLSFVFFYKDDSDICKKVRHNFYLLSAQKANKANFIELNADEYPEYCAKWNISGVPNIVVLRDNEECCRIMGLVSLKNMLLICDRYL, from the coding sequence ATGAATGAAAAAAAAACAATCTTTCGTTTGAAAATGTGGCATTTTTCTTTTTTGCTACTATTCTTTTTTTTCTTAACGTGTTGGCTTTCAGAGCGCGAGATAGAAACTATACCTGCGGTGGAAAGAAAATTGAATGCTCCGATATTGCAGGATTCCATCTCAAATGAGAGATTAAGCTTTGTATTCTTTTATAAAGATGATTCTGATATCTGTAAGAAAGTAAGGCATAATTTTTATCTATTGTCAGCTCAAAAAGCCAATAAGGCAAATTTTATTGAACTTAATGCCGATGAATATCCTGAGTACTGTGCTAAATGGAATATCTCTGGAGTTCCTAATATCGTTGTTTTAAGAGATAATGAAGAATGTTGCCGTATAATGGGACTTGTTTCGTTAAAGAATATGTTGCTTATTTGCGATAGGTATTTGTAG
- a CDS encoding Hsp20/alpha crystallin family protein, whose translation MMPVIKSQNWLPSIFNDFFDNEWLERANTTAPAINVIESDQSFKVEVAAPGMTKDDFNIRLDEDANLVIAMEKKKENKEEKKEGKYLRREFSYAKFQQTMVLPDNVDKDKITAKVEQGVLSIEIPKLSEEETKKAQKLIEVQ comes from the coding sequence ATGATGCCTGTAATAAAATCTCAAAATTGGTTACCAAGTATCTTTAATGATTTCTTTGATAACGAATGGTTAGAAAGAGCTAACACTACCGCTCCAGCAATTAACGTAATAGAATCGGATCAAAGTTTCAAAGTAGAAGTTGCCGCTCCGGGTATGACTAAAGATGATTTCAATATTCGTTTGGATGAAGATGCAAACCTTGTCATTGCAATGGAGAAGAAAAAAGAAAATAAAGAGGAAAAAAAGGAAGGCAAGTATTTACGCCGTGAATTCTCATATGCAAAATTCCAACAAACAATGGTTTTGCCCGACAATGTAGACAAAGATAAGATTACTGCTAAAGTAGAACAAGGTGTTTTGAGCATTGAGATACCTAAATTGTCGGAAGAAGAAACCAAGAAAGCGCAAAAGCTTATTGAAGTACAGTAA
- a CDS encoding HlyD family efflux transporter periplasmic adaptor subunit, whose product MKSIGFLGILSAMALLTACGHGDGDYDATGTFEATEVTVSAEAAGRLLHFNAEEGILLQAGEQVGLIDTVQLQLKMLQLEASMKSVQSQRPDLNKQVAATKQQIITAEREKRRVENLLKAGAANQKQLDDRNSELAVLRNQLSAQISSLQKSQQSLTEQGSSVGIQVAQIADQLDKCHIKSPITGTVLAKYAEAGELATIGKPLYKIADMDNIYLRAYITSAQLAEVKLGDKVTVFSDYGDDIRKEYKGVITWISAHSEFTPKTIQTKDERATLVYAVKVAMKNDGNLKIGMYGGLKLKE is encoded by the coding sequence ATGAAATCAATTGGATTTTTAGGGATTTTGTCTGCTATGGCATTATTGACTGCTTGCGGGCATGGTGATGGCGATTATGATGCTACCGGAACTTTTGAGGCTACGGAAGTTACAGTCTCGGCAGAGGCGGCTGGACGCTTGCTTCATTTTAATGCGGAAGAGGGAATATTGCTACAAGCCGGAGAGCAAGTGGGACTTATTGATACGGTGCAATTGCAATTGAAGATGTTGCAGTTGGAAGCTAGTATGAAGTCTGTACAGAGTCAGCGTCCTGATTTGAATAAGCAGGTCGCTGCTACGAAACAGCAAATAATCACGGCTGAAAGAGAGAAGAGGCGAGTGGAAAACCTCTTGAAAGCAGGAGCTGCTAACCAGAAACAATTGGATGATAGAAATTCGGAGTTAGCTGTGCTACGCAATCAACTCAGTGCCCAAATATCTTCTTTACAAAAAAGTCAACAAAGTCTTACGGAACAAGGTTCTTCGGTTGGTATACAGGTGGCTCAAATAGCCGATCAATTGGATAAATGTCATATTAAATCACCTATTACTGGCACCGTATTAGCTAAGTATGCAGAGGCAGGTGAATTGGCCACTATCGGTAAACCATTATATAAAATAGCTGATATGGACAATATTTATCTGAGAGCTTATATTACTTCGGCTCAGCTGGCAGAAGTGAAGTTAGGTGACAAGGTGACTGTGTTTTCTGATTATGGTGATGATATACGTAAGGAATATAAAGGAGTAATTACTTGGATTTCTGCGCATTCTGAATTTACTCCGAAAACGATTCAGACAAAGGATGAACGTGCTACGTTGGTATATGCTGTTAAAGTAGCGATGAAGAATGATGGAAATCTGAAAATAGGAATGTACGGTGGTTTGAAATTAAAAGAATGA